In the genome of Kwoniella shivajii chromosome 5, complete sequence, one region contains:
- a CDS encoding acetate non-utilizing protein 9, mitochondrial has product MRSSLIRLASASPPLPLTVQQASIQLIPPIPLYRRLLRAHRYLPLEMRFMGDSYIKSEFRLTRSTDNPLHIIAFLSQWKLYLDELQASTIDSQGVWRGRRLDTDSFEKLSKEQVGQLYELMHATKEVWKSTDQLEQEAQEAGAVGPLEGKKTS; this is encoded by the exons ATGAGATCTTCACTTATACGCTTAGCAAGTGcttctcctcctctaccACTAACGGTGCAACAAGCATCTATACAACTGATTCCTCCTATTCC GCTTTATAGAAGATTACTCAGAGCTCATCGCTATCTACCACTCGAAATGAGATTTATGGGTGATTCATACATAAAATCAGAATTCCGATTAACTCGATCAACAGATAATCCATTACATATAATAGCTTTTTTATCACAATGGAAATTATATCTGGATGAACTGCAAGCTTCGACGATAGATAGTCAAGGTGTATGGAGGGGTAGAAGATTAGATACTGATTCGTTTGAAAAATTGAGTAAAGAACAAGTTGGTCAATTGTATGAATTAATGCATGCTACAAAAGAAGTTTGGAAATC AACGGATCAATTGGAACAGGAGGCTCAGGAAGCAGGAGCCGTGGGACCGTTGGAAGGTAAAAAAACAAGTTAG
- a CDS encoding isocitrate dehydrogenase [NADP], mitochondrial — MVLLRSTPLLARTALRSSRPLAFGMGSAMRGYATPAGIERIKVKNPVVEIDGDEMTRIIWKKIREELILPYVDVDLKYYDLGMENRDATNDQVTVDSAEAIKKYSVGVKCATITPDEARVKEFNLKEMWRSPNGTIRNILGGTVFREPIILDKIPKPVPGWTKPIVIGRHAFGDQYRSTDFISPGPGKLTLTYTPADGGKATEMTVYDFKGKGVALAMYNTDESIYGFAHASFKMALSKEMPLFMSTKNTILKKYDGRFKDIFQEVYESTYQADFEKAGLYYEHRLIDDMVAQAIKSSGGFVWACKNYDGDVMSDILAQGFGSLGMMTSELITPDGKTMEAEAAHGTVTRHYRQYQKGEETSTNPVASIFAWTRGLAFRAKLDDTPALGEFAKSLEEACVEVIDKDNIMTKDLALAMKGKAMGRSDWVTTDVYMKKVEERLIEKLKARI, encoded by the exons ATG GTCTTACTTCGTTCTACACCCCTTCTTGCTCGAACAGCTCTGCGCTCTTCTCGACCATTAGCGTTCGGTATGGGATCAGCTATGAGAGGTTACGCTACTCCCGCAGGAATCGAGAGGATCAAAGTCAAGAACCCGGTAGTTGaaattgatggtgatgagatgacCAGGATCATTTGGAAGAAAATTAGAGAGGAG CTCATTTTACCTTATGTCGACGTTGATTTGAAGTACTATGATCTGGGTATGGAGAACAGAGACGCT ACAAACGATCAAGTAACAGTTGATTCAGCCGAAGCTATCAAGAAGTATTCCGTCGGAGTAAAATGTGCTACCATCACTCCTGATGAAGCCAGAGTGAAGGAATTCAACCTCAAAGAAATGTGGAGAAGTCCAAACGGAACT ATTCGAAATATCCTGGGTGGTACTGTATTCAGAGAACCTATCATTCTTGACAAAATCCCTAAACCAGTACCAGGCTGGACAAAACCTATCGTCATTGGAAGACATGCTTTCggagatcaa TATCGATCAACAGATTTCATCTCTCCAGGTCCAGGAAAACTCACCCTCACTTACACCCCTGCAGACGGAGGTAAAGCAACCGAGATGACCGTATATGACTTCAAAGGAAAGGGTGTAGCTTTAGCAATGTATAACACCGATGAGTCAATCTACGGATTCGCTCATGCGAGCTTCAAAATGGCCTTGAGCAAAGAGATGCCCTTATTCATGTCTACCAAGAA CACAATTCTGAAGAAATACGATGGTCGATTCAAGGATATCTTCCAAGAGGTATATGAGTC GACTTACCAAGCCGACTTTGAGAAAGCTGGTCTTTATTACGAACACAGATTAATCG ATGACATGGTCGCTCAAgctatcaaatcatcaggCGGATTCGTCTGGGCATGTAAAAACTACGATGGAGATGTcatg AGTGATATCCTCGCACAAGGATTTGGTTCTTTGGGAATGATGACTTCTGAGCTCATCACACCTGATGGAAAGACTATGGAGGCAGAGGCTGCTCACGGAACAGTCACTCGACATTATAGACAATaccaaaaaggagaagagacTTCCACAAACCCCGTAGCGTCAATCTTCGCATGGACTCGTGGTTTGGCTTTCAGGGCAAAACTAGATGATACGCCTGCACTTGGTGAATTTGCGAAATCACTCGAGGAAGCTTGTGTTGAAGTTATTGACAAAGACAATATCATGACAAAAGACCTTGCATTAGcaatgaaagggaaagctaTGGGAAGATCGGACTGGGTCACAACAGATGTGTACatgaagaaagtggaagagagGTTAATCGAGAAGCTTAAGGCTAGAATATAA
- a CDS encoding methionine aminopeptidase, type I yields MTICAGCGEKEASRLECPNCKKLGIKGSFFCDQDSDLSLILGGEHKAIHSIVQLAAQNEASKESTLPANMRNYQFTGPLRPVYPLSAKRAIPSHIKKPDYADHPQGVSACESVREKRIKILNEEEIEAMRVVCRLGREVLDYTASFIKPGITTDELDAICHQACVERNAYPSPLNYAKFPKSVCISVNEVICHGIPDQRPLVEGDIVNLDVSLCFHSDLNATYPVGKIDEESADLIATTKKAVEEAIAICKPGVAYREIGNKIEEIVRPKGYSIVRRYTGHGVHTRFHCEPNIVHYGGSKMPGKMEAGHVFTIEPMINLGTANLDHWRDDWTAVTMDGRRSAQFEETILVTETGFDILTRPPTTSSSSHKKKKKKSKAKTDGIATPGGETPEVGTPTEEVANGVKELEVDGTS; encoded by the exons ATGACCATTTGTGCTGGATGTGGGGAGAAGGAAGCTTCACGGCTGGAATGTCCCAACTGTAAAAA GTTGGGCATCAAAGGAAGTTTCTTCTGTGATCAGGATT CTGACCTCTCTTTGATTTTAGGG GGAGAACACAAAGCTATACATAGTATAGTTCAACTTGCAGCTCAAAATGAAGCGAGTA AAGAATCAACTTTACCTGCGAATATGAGAAATTATCAATTCACAGGTCCATTACGTCCCGTATATCCTTTATCAGCCAAAAGAGCCATACCTTCACATATCAAAAAGCCAGACTACGCTGATCATC CTCAAGGTGTATCAGCTTGTGAATCTGTTCgagagaaaaggatcaagattttgaatgaagaggaaattgaaGCTATGAGAGTTGTATGCAGG CTCGGTAGAGAAGTACTTGATTACACagcatctttcatcaaaccAGGAATAACGACAGACGAATTGGACGCTATTTGTCATCAAGCTTGTGTAGAAAGAAACGCTTATCCAAGTCCTCTGAATTATGCAAAATTCCCAAAGAGTGTATGTATAAGTGTGAACGAGGTCATTTGTCAT GGTATACCCGATCAACGACCTTTAG TCGAGGGAGATATTGTCAATCTTGATGTTTCATTAT GCTTCCACAGTGATCTGAACGCTACTTATCCAGTAGGGAaaatagatgaagaatcagcCGACCTGATAGCCACTACCAAAAAAGCAGTCGAAGAAGCTATAGCTATATGTAAACCTGGTGTAGCATATCGAGAAATCGGTAATAAgattgaagagattgttaGACCCAAAGGATATAGTATCGTAAGAAGGTATACAGGTCACGGTGTACATACTCGT TTCCATTGTGAACCTAATATCGTACATTATGGAGGATCAAAAATGCCAGGAAAGATGGAAGCGGGTCATGTATTCACCATCGAACCTATGATTAATCTTGGTACTGCTAATCTCG ATCACTGGAGAGACGATTGGACTGCCGTTACGATGGACGGTAGAAGATCAGCTCAATTCGAAGAAACTATcct GGTCACCGAAACCGGCTTCGACATTCTTACTCGACCACCTACAACTTCCAGCTCATCacacaagaagaagaagaagaagtcgaaggCAAAGACTGACGGAATTGCTACACCCGGGGGAGAAACACCTGAAGTTGGAACGCCGACCGAGGAGGTTGCCAATGGGGTCAAAGAATTGGAAGTAGACGGTACTTCGTAG